In Candidatus Defluviibacterium haderslevense, the following are encoded in one genomic region:
- a CDS encoding lamin tail domain-containing protein, translating to MRKLVHIICFFNLFLLNVNGQIIINEIMYNPPEAGNDRLEYIELYNTSNSVLSLKDYIIDDAVNIIFPDTFINPKSYFLICGNAAAFDSVFGFKALEWTSGALRNDNEVITLKDQNGIPIDSVHYYDVNGWPALADGNGSSLELCRTTADNSRSEYWKGSTTNTNKTIDGLKIFATPGKANNVECANYTIESSDFAFTPNNLEIFVGEHVEWKNVSGTHNVNASNATFPNNPEGFINGPPTIGNWTFIKRFDLLGEYNYQCDQHPNQMKGKIIVKPRNSQYPSYPVGLISSVNNNGEVDSLNVQCQLEGVVHGINFRPAGLQFVLIDKFDDGIVVFNANASFSYTVKEGDRIAVRGTVIQFNGLIEIQADTIIKIATNNTLSTAQPILALSENTEAQLVKIRNAQLVNPVQWTNNPLGFTVKVTNGIANFDVRIDNDCDLLTKEPPSGTFDITGLGWQNDPSSPYNEGYQLMPRYTTDISPYIPASKFYPKYGISKVTGINPSSGVADSIGTKCELKGVVYGIDYLGTSGLQFTIIDPSDGIGVFSTTKNFGYTVKEGDEVTVQGKIEQFRGLTQINLDTIWVNSSNNTLKTPTITTVLDENTESNLVKMNNMIIVNPSDWIGGGAGFNVRISNGTKEFVMRIDDNTDIANTALGGNRVNVTGIGSQFDATNPFTEDYQIIPRYLRDLSFSTSNQDLNPGADVQLSPQPCADYVYFIGKINDYSTVHILSLDGKLLESKTIDSKLDIQLQSGIYALQLIGDHKQKTLKLMVK from the coding sequence ATGAGAAAATTAGTTCACATTATTTGTTTTTTTAATTTGTTCCTTTTAAATGTAAATGGTCAAATTATAATTAATGAAATCATGTACAATCCTCCAGAAGCTGGAAATGACAGACTTGAATATATTGAATTGTATAATACGTCAAACAGCGTTCTAAGTTTAAAGGATTATATTATAGATGATGCGGTCAATATCATTTTCCCAGATACCTTCATTAATCCCAAATCCTATTTTCTTATTTGTGGAAATGCAGCTGCTTTTGACTCGGTTTTTGGATTCAAGGCATTAGAATGGACTTCAGGTGCTTTGCGCAATGACAACGAAGTGATCACTCTCAAAGATCAAAATGGAATACCTATAGATAGCGTACATTATTATGATGTTAATGGCTGGCCTGCATTAGCTGACGGAAATGGCTCTTCGTTGGAATTATGCAGAACTACAGCTGATAATTCAAGATCAGAATATTGGAAAGGATCAACCACCAATACCAACAAAACCATAGATGGACTCAAAATATTTGCTACACCCGGCAAAGCAAATAATGTAGAATGTGCCAATTATACTATAGAATCATCGGATTTTGCATTTACGCCTAACAATTTAGAAATCTTTGTAGGTGAACATGTGGAATGGAAAAATGTGAGTGGAACTCATAATGTAAATGCAAGCAATGCAACTTTTCCCAATAACCCTGAAGGATTTATAAATGGCCCACCTACGATCGGTAATTGGACATTTATTAAACGATTTGACCTTCTAGGAGAATATAATTATCAATGCGATCAACATCCAAACCAAATGAAAGGTAAGATCATCGTAAAACCCAGAAATTCTCAATATCCAAGTTATCCGGTCGGTCTGATCAGTTCTGTAAACAATAACGGCGAAGTGGATTCATTAAATGTTCAATGCCAACTGGAAGGGGTTGTTCATGGTATAAACTTTAGACCAGCAGGACTGCAGTTTGTTTTAATTGACAAATTTGATGATGGTATTGTCGTATTCAATGCTAATGCCAGTTTCTCATACACTGTTAAGGAAGGTGACCGAATTGCAGTGAGAGGCACCGTCATCCAATTCAATGGACTTATTGAAATTCAGGCTGATACAATCATTAAAATCGCAACCAACAATACATTAAGTACTGCACAACCCATCCTGGCTTTAAGCGAAAACACAGAAGCACAATTGGTAAAAATTCGAAATGCACAATTGGTCAATCCGGTACAATGGACCAATAATCCGTTAGGATTTACAGTGAAAGTAACCAATGGCATTGCCAATTTTGATGTCAGAATAGACAATGATTGTGATTTATTAACAAAAGAGCCACCATCAGGAACTTTTGATATCACAGGATTGGGTTGGCAAAATGACCCCAGTTCGCCTTATAATGAAGGGTATCAATTAATGCCCCGGTATACCACTGACATCAGCCCATACATTCCTGCAAGTAAATTTTATCCTAAATATGGTATCTCTAAAGTTACAGGTATAAATCCAAGTTCAGGTGTGGCAGATTCAATTGGGACAAAGTGCGAATTAAAGGGTGTAGTCTATGGAATCGACTATTTAGGGACATCTGGTTTACAATTCACCATTATAGATCCATCTGATGGAATTGGTGTTTTTTCTACTACCAAAAACTTCGGATATACTGTTAAGGAGGGTGATGAAGTTACAGTACAAGGAAAAATAGAACAATTTAGAGGTCTAACTCAAATTAACCTGGATACCATTTGGGTAAATTCAAGTAATAATACACTCAAGACACCCACAATCACTACTGTATTGGATGAGAATACGGAATCGAATCTGGTGAAAATGAATAATATGATCATTGTAAATCCTTCAGACTGGATAGGTGGTGGCGCCGGATTTAATGTTAGAATTTCGAATGGGACTAAAGAGTTTGTTATGAGAATCGATGACAACACTGATATTGCTAATACTGCCTTGGGAGGTAATCGAGTTAATGTAACCGGTATAGGAAGTCAATTCGATGCTACAAATCCATTTACCGAAGATTATCAAATCATTCCACGATATTTGAGGGATCTTAGTTTTAGTACGTCAAATCAAGATTTAAATCCGGGTGCTGATGTCCAATTATCACCTCAACCTTGTGCAGATTACGTATACTTTATTGGTAAAATCAATGATTATTCTACTGTTCATATTTTAAGTTTAGATGGCAAACTGTTAGAAAGTAAAACTATTGATTCTAAATTGGATATTCAATTGCAATCTGGTATTTATGCACTTCAGTTAATTGGTGATCATAAACAAAAAACATTAAAATTAATGGTTAAATAA
- a CDS encoding patatin-like phospholipase family protein: MKIGLVLSGGGARGAFHIGVLQALEEANIKPDIISGTSVGAIIGCLYSAGVSPATMLDTLLKTKWYDFFSIKYPKNGISDLKYVHEMLEQFIPINDFSSLHIPLYITATNLNSGKLEIFSSGEIYKRVVASCAVPLVFRPVEMNESFYLDGGILLNLPVQPIREFCDQIIAVNLMPIGVSTNDKLNGYFNLISRVLELSVDNHTTAQKKLTDILIETVEIAKYSRFDLKPTQELYDLGYATAKLALN; encoded by the coding sequence ATGAAAATTGGACTTGTACTTTCCGGAGGAGGCGCTCGAGGAGCATTTCACATAGGTGTATTGCAAGCCCTAGAAGAAGCTAACATTAAACCAGACATTATTTCAGGAACCAGTGTAGGTGCAATCATTGGGTGTTTGTATTCAGCAGGAGTTAGCCCCGCGACTATGTTGGATACTTTATTGAAAACGAAATGGTATGATTTTTTTTCAATTAAATATCCAAAAAATGGAATTTCAGATTTGAAATATGTTCATGAAATGTTGGAACAATTTATACCCATAAATGATTTTTCTTCATTGCACATTCCATTATATATTACTGCGACCAATTTGAATTCAGGAAAACTTGAAATCTTTTCTTCAGGTGAAATTTACAAAAGGGTTGTAGCCTCATGCGCCGTACCATTGGTTTTCAGACCTGTAGAAATGAATGAATCCTTTTATTTAGACGGGGGCATTTTGCTCAATCTTCCTGTACAGCCTATCCGCGAATTTTGTGATCAAATTATCGCGGTAAATCTTATGCCTATTGGTGTCTCTACGAATGACAAGCTTAATGGCTATTTTAATTTAATCAGCCGGGTCTTAGAATTATCAGTAGACAATCATACTACAGCACAGAAAAAATTGACGGATATACTCATCGAAACAGTAGAAATAGCTAAATACAGTCGTTTTGATCTTAAACCTACTCAGGAATTGTATGATCTGGGATACGCTACTGCAAAGCTAGCTTTAAATTAA
- a CDS encoding BlaI/MecI/CopY family transcriptional regulator has translation MKSINMLTPGEENIIQIIWKIGPCTMSQIMEYFRNHQLDDNMPAPTTVSTFLRILVDKKYLNFKAYGKTYEYFAIVSKNQYAAMKIKSMIRHYFSNKPEELVSFLVTEEKLTEVEINKLLSQLKDKSKKK, from the coding sequence ATGAAATCAATCAATATGCTCACGCCGGGTGAAGAAAACATTATTCAAATCATTTGGAAAATTGGTCCGTGTACTATGAGTCAGATCATGGAGTACTTTCGGAATCATCAATTAGATGATAATATGCCAGCACCAACTACTGTCTCCACGTTCTTGCGGATCCTGGTTGACAAAAAATATTTGAATTTCAAAGCTTATGGAAAAACGTATGAATACTTTGCTATAGTTTCTAAAAATCAATATGCCGCAATGAAAATCAAATCTATGATTAGACATTATTTCAGCAATAAACCTGAAGAACTCGTTTCCTTCCTGGTTACAGAAGAGAAGCTTACGGAAGTTGAAATCAATAAACTATTAAGTCAATTGAAAGACAAATCGAAAAAAAAGTAG
- the recR gene encoding recombination protein RecR has protein sequence MKYTSKLIEEAVESLSLLPGIGRKSALRLALFLAQQDPQKAKQIGKSLIQMVEHLKQCKQCSAYSDDVICEICANPTRDQTTICVVESIRDLLAIEETMQFKGLYHVLGGLISPLDGIGPEHLTISGLVQRIKNNPIKELIMALRPCIEGDTTIYYVSKLVDPNDVKISLIARGVSFGAELEFADEMTISRSIATRSPYVLHDKSVV, from the coding sequence ATGAAATACACATCGAAATTGATTGAAGAAGCTGTAGAATCATTGAGTTTGTTGCCTGGAATAGGTCGAAAGTCGGCATTGAGGTTAGCCCTTTTCCTGGCTCAGCAAGATCCACAAAAGGCAAAGCAAATAGGCAAATCGCTCATACAAATGGTCGAACATTTAAAGCAATGCAAACAATGTTCTGCTTATTCTGATGATGTGATTTGTGAGATTTGTGCGAATCCGACCCGAGATCAGACGACCATCTGCGTTGTAGAATCCATCAGGGATTTATTGGCTATAGAAGAAACCATGCAATTCAAAGGGCTTTATCATGTTTTAGGTGGATTAATATCTCCATTAGACGGTATTGGACCTGAACATTTAACCATCTCAGGGCTGGTACAAAGAATTAAAAACAATCCAATTAAAGAATTAATTATGGCTTTGCGCCCTTGCATTGAAGGCGATACAACCATTTATTATGTCTCCAAACTTGTAGATCCGAATGATGTAAAAATTAGTTTAATAGCCCGGGGCGTTTCGTTTGGTGCAGAATTGGAATTCGCCGATGAAATGACCATTAGTCGCTCTATTGCAACACGAAGTCCATATGTTCTTCACGATAAATCCGTC
- a CDS encoding aspartate carbamoyltransferase catalytic subunit, whose amino-acid sequence MTEQKLSTRHLIGIKNLTVEDIQTILQTSAQFKEVLQRPIKKVPSLRDVTIANMFFENSTRTKLSFELAEKRLSADIINFSSSGSSVSKGETLLDTVQNILAMKVDIIVLRHSSVGAAKFIADRVKAQVVNAGDGTHEHPTQALLDAYSIQEALGYIKGANVAIIGDILHSRVALSNIICLNKLGAKVTVCGPPTLIPKFIQSLGVHVDYDLDRVLNHCDVANVLRIQTERMDLQYFPSANEYAQFFGINKARLDQLNKKIILMHPGPINRGVELSTDAADSEQSIILDQVENGVAVRMAVLYLLANQGKNVS is encoded by the coding sequence ATGACAGAACAAAAATTATCTACACGACATCTAATTGGTATAAAAAATTTAACGGTTGAAGATATTCAAACGATTTTACAAACATCAGCTCAATTCAAAGAAGTACTCCAAAGACCTATTAAGAAAGTTCCATCACTTCGAGATGTGACTATAGCTAATATGTTTTTCGAAAATTCTACCCGAACCAAATTATCTTTTGAACTTGCTGAGAAACGACTTTCTGCGGATATCATTAATTTTTCTTCTTCAGGATCATCAGTGAGTAAAGGTGAAACGCTGCTGGATACCGTGCAAAATATTTTGGCCATGAAGGTGGACATTATAGTTCTCAGGCATTCATCCGTAGGCGCTGCAAAATTCATAGCAGATCGGGTTAAGGCTCAGGTAGTCAATGCTGGTGACGGAACCCATGAACACCCTACACAAGCTCTGTTAGATGCCTACTCGATACAAGAAGCTTTAGGATACATTAAAGGGGCCAACGTGGCCATAATCGGAGATATACTCCACTCAAGAGTTGCATTGTCTAATATCATTTGTTTAAATAAATTGGGTGCTAAAGTTACCGTATGCGGGCCACCAACACTCATTCCTAAATTTATTCAATCCCTTGGAGTACATGTGGATTATGATTTAGATCGGGTTCTCAACCATTGTGATGTAGCGAATGTATTAAGAATCCAAACAGAGCGTATGGATTTACAGTATTTCCCCTCCGCCAATGAATACGCTCAGTTTTTTGGAATAAATAAAGCCAGATTAGACCAGTTGAATAAAAAGATAATACTCATGCACCCGGGGCCCATAAATAGAGGTGTTGAATTAAGCACAGATGCCGCAGATAGCGAACAATCTATTATTCTGGATCAAGTTGAAAATGGTGTTGCAGTGAGAATGGCAGTATTGTATTTATTGGCAAATCAAGGCAAAAACGTGTCTTAA
- a CDS encoding redoxin family protein, producing MNKLFITLIGLFGYYSFLTAQKYEIHVKIEGYTNDTLLLGYQYGDKQYIKDTALIKKGEFVFQGDTALESGMYLIVLQPTHDYFQILVDSDKQKFSISSDVKTLNESLKFKGSKLNDEFYDYINYIGIQKNKADSLGDLSKLEKDPKEKAKLEQALTKIDQAVKDKQESIINRKDKSLLGLLINWSKDVEIPKYEGTADEINEKSFLFYKTHFFDGGDFLDDRSLRLPLFASKVNRYLEKLTIQVPDSINAALDFILSKCKEGSEIYKYVLSNSLNTYANSKYVGMDGVYVHLVEQYYAQGKAPWILEEPLAKMVQDAKSLKPLLIDKIAPNITVYKQDSTPISLHDIKSEYTLLLIWAPDCGHCKESMPAIKKFYSEYKSKGVEIFALCSKTGDVKACWDGVETLGMKDWINTTDPEHKSRFRIIYDVKTTPQVYILDKDKRILTKKIGAEQLPEVMEKLFRIKANETKEK from the coding sequence ATGAACAAACTATTCATTACCTTAATTGGTCTATTTGGCTATTATAGCTTTCTGACAGCTCAAAAATATGAGATACATGTCAAGATTGAAGGCTATACTAATGATACCTTGTTACTTGGGTATCAATATGGTGATAAACAATATATTAAGGATACAGCGCTCATTAAAAAAGGTGAATTCGTATTTCAAGGCGATACTGCTCTAGAGTCCGGCATGTATTTGATTGTACTGCAACCCACACATGATTACTTCCAGATTTTAGTTGATTCTGATAAACAGAAATTCAGCATCTCATCGGACGTTAAAACGCTTAACGAATCCTTGAAATTTAAAGGATCAAAGCTGAATGATGAGTTCTATGATTATATTAATTACATAGGTATCCAAAAGAACAAGGCTGACAGTTTAGGTGATTTGTCGAAATTAGAGAAAGATCCTAAGGAAAAGGCTAAGTTGGAGCAGGCATTAACTAAAATTGATCAGGCTGTAAAAGATAAACAGGAGTCCATCATTAACAGAAAAGATAAAAGCCTCCTCGGTCTGCTCATTAATTGGAGCAAAGATGTTGAAATACCTAAATATGAAGGTACAGCAGATGAAATCAATGAAAAGTCCTTTTTATTTTACAAAACCCATTTTTTTGACGGGGGAGATTTTTTGGATGATAGGTCATTGCGATTGCCATTATTTGCTTCTAAAGTGAATCGATACCTTGAAAAACTAACCATTCAGGTGCCTGATTCCATTAATGCTGCATTGGATTTTATTTTATCAAAGTGTAAAGAAGGTTCTGAAATTTATAAATATGTATTGTCCAATAGTTTGAATACCTATGCCAATTCCAAATATGTAGGAATGGATGGAGTTTATGTCCATTTAGTGGAGCAATATTATGCTCAAGGCAAAGCGCCATGGATTCTGGAAGAGCCTTTAGCAAAAATGGTACAGGATGCCAAGTCCTTAAAACCATTACTTATTGACAAAATAGCTCCCAATATCACGGTTTATAAACAGGATTCTACGCCTATTAGTTTGCATGATATCAAGTCAGAATATACCTTATTGCTCATTTGGGCTCCAGATTGTGGACATTGTAAAGAATCCATGCCAGCAATTAAAAAATTTTATAGTGAGTATAAATCTAAAGGGGTAGAAATTTTTGCATTATGCTCCAAGACCGGGGATGTTAAAGCATGTTGGGATGGAGTTGAAACCCTTGGAATGAAAGATTGGATTAACACTACTGATCCTGAACATAAATCACGATTTAGGATCATTTATGACGTAAAAACAACACCACAAGTATATATTTTAGACAAAGACAAAAGAATCCTGACCAAGAAGATTGGAGCTGAACAATTGCCGGAAGTCATGGAAAAGTTATTTAGAATTAAAGCAAACGAAACCAAAGAAAAGTAG
- a CDS encoding 2-oxo acid dehydrogenase subunit E2, with protein sequence MADIIRMPRLSDTMQIGVIRSWLKKVGDTVKPGDILAEVETDKATMDLEAFQDGTLLHIAVPSGNVAVDGIIAIIGKKGEDISALLSNSAETPKPVSPSITADKSSSPTTEPIQAATSGPTESRIKASPLAKSIAKEAGIDLNKVQGTGDQGRITKKDIENNLASSKSGAVKASTIAAPSQGDTVVAVSQMRKIIASRLAESKFSAPHFYLTTEIDMDACVAARAQINAISSSKISFNDIIVKASAAAIRQNLGMNVSWMGDTMVYHNDIHIGVAVAIEDGLVVPVIRNTDQKSLQQINTEVQDKATRAKDRKLNLDEMQGNTFTISNLGMFDIEDFTAIINPPDACILAVGSISKKPAVKNDQIVISSRMKVTLSCDHRAVDGATGAKFLQSLKGFLENPLSMLL encoded by the coding sequence ATGGCCGATATAATCCGAATGCCGAGACTAAGTGATACCATGCAAATTGGTGTTATTAGAAGTTGGTTAAAAAAAGTTGGTGATACCGTAAAACCAGGAGATATTCTAGCCGAAGTGGAAACGGATAAGGCAACCATGGATCTTGAAGCTTTTCAGGATGGGACTTTATTACATATTGCAGTTCCTAGTGGAAATGTAGCAGTAGATGGGATCATTGCCATCATTGGTAAAAAAGGAGAAGACATCAGTGCTTTATTAAGTAATTCAGCTGAAACGCCTAAGCCAGTAAGTCCTTCAATAACAGCAGATAAAAGCAGCTCTCCGACAACTGAACCGATACAAGCTGCGACTTCAGGACCAACTGAATCGAGAATTAAAGCCTCTCCATTGGCTAAATCTATAGCTAAAGAAGCTGGCATTGATTTAAACAAAGTTCAAGGAACAGGAGATCAAGGCCGGATCACCAAAAAAGATATAGAAAACAATTTAGCTTCATCAAAATCAGGAGCAGTTAAGGCATCCACAATAGCAGCACCAAGTCAAGGGGATACTGTCGTTGCGGTCAGTCAAATGCGAAAAATTATAGCATCCCGGCTTGCTGAAAGCAAATTTTCTGCACCACACTTCTATTTAACCACAGAAATAGATATGGATGCTTGTGTAGCAGCTCGTGCACAAATCAATGCCATTTCGAGTTCTAAAATATCATTCAACGATATCATAGTTAAAGCAAGCGCCGCTGCTATAAGACAAAATTTAGGAATGAATGTATCCTGGATGGGCGATACCATGGTCTACCATAATGATATTCATATAGGTGTTGCTGTTGCGATAGAAGATGGCTTAGTGGTCCCTGTGATTCGGAATACAGACCAAAAATCATTACAGCAAATCAATACTGAAGTTCAGGATAAAGCTACCAGAGCTAAGGACCGAAAACTAAATTTAGATGAAATGCAAGGCAATACTTTTACCATATCTAATTTAGGAATGTTTGATATTGAAGATTTTACAGCCATCATTAATCCTCCCGATGCTTGTATACTTGCAGTTGGTTCCATTTCTAAAAAGCCTGCAGTAAAAAATGATCAAATAGTTATTTCATCCCGTATGAAGGTGACTTTATCTTGTGATCATAGAGCTGTGGATGGAGCCACTGGAGCTAAGTTCCTCCAAAGCTTAAAAGGATTTTTGGAAAATCCACTGAGCATGTTGTTATAA
- a CDS encoding (Fe-S)-binding protein: MIQQICFSIICILVFNKAIRKFYQIYTNIQLGKDEPLEGTSSSRTRNMILFALGQKKMFTRPIAGIFHFFIYVAFLLTQVELIEIFIDGFSGHHRAISNHIGILYPIAINAIEMLSFLALVATFIFLYRRNILKLIRFQKPELKGWPSLDANLILMGEIVLVISIFLMNGADQVLQSLGTDHYPATGTFYLSSYFGQHILSPLSSDWLIILERMGWWLHIFIVFGFMLYLPHSKHLHIFLAFPNSYYSRLNPRGVMSNMPSIENEVRGMIGLEQKADVAEEEIFGAKDIQQLGWRTLLEAYTCTECGRCTDVCPANLTGKKLSPRKVMMDIRDRTEEVGHLILARQHISNGDPKSFDDGKSLFDLITKEEIYACTSCNACVEACPVLINPLNPILQLRRYDILMNSGGPAEWLPMFNSLENNQSVWQVPEARDAWAK, translated from the coding sequence ATGATTCAGCAGATCTGCTTTAGCATAATTTGTATACTGGTGTTTAACAAAGCCATTCGGAAATTTTACCAAATCTATACGAATATACAATTAGGTAAGGATGAGCCATTAGAGGGCACTTCTTCCTCGCGAACTAGAAATATGATTCTGTTTGCATTAGGCCAAAAGAAAATGTTTACCAGACCCATTGCAGGAATATTCCATTTCTTTATTTATGTGGCCTTTTTGCTTACCCAGGTAGAATTGATTGAGATTTTTATCGATGGTTTTTCCGGTCATCACAGAGCCATTTCGAATCATATAGGTATCCTCTACCCTATTGCGATTAACGCCATTGAGATGCTTTCTTTTCTTGCTTTGGTGGCAACTTTCATCTTTTTGTATCGAAGAAATATTTTAAAATTAATAAGATTCCAAAAACCAGAACTTAAGGGGTGGCCTTCCCTGGATGCTAATTTGATATTAATGGGAGAAATTGTACTCGTGATTAGTATCTTTTTGATGAATGGAGCTGACCAAGTGTTACAATCATTAGGTACGGATCATTACCCGGCTACTGGAACCTTTTATTTATCCTCTTATTTTGGTCAACATATTTTAAGTCCATTATCTTCAGATTGGCTCATTATATTGGAACGTATGGGATGGTGGTTGCATATATTTATTGTATTTGGTTTTATGCTTTATTTACCTCACTCTAAACACTTACATATATTTTTAGCCTTTCCAAATAGTTATTATAGTCGGCTTAATCCCAGAGGTGTTATGTCCAATATGCCAAGCATAGAAAATGAAGTTAGAGGCATGATTGGATTGGAACAAAAAGCAGATGTTGCTGAAGAAGAAATCTTTGGGGCAAAAGACATACAACAATTGGGATGGCGAACTTTATTAGAAGCTTATACTTGTACCGAATGTGGACGATGTACAGACGTTTGTCCAGCTAATTTGACCGGCAAAAAATTAAGCCCTCGTAAAGTGATGATGGATATCAGGGATCGAACAGAAGAAGTCGGTCATTTAATACTGGCAAGACAGCATATATCAAATGGAGACCCAAAATCGTTTGATGATGGTAAATCTCTATTTGACTTAATTACCAAAGAAGAAATTTATGCATGTACTTCCTGCAATGCTTGCGTAGAAGCCTGCCCAGTGCTCATTAATCCATTGAATCCTATTCTTCAATTAAGACGTTACGATATTCTCATGAATTCGGGTGGACCTGCTGAATGGCTGCCCATGTTCAACAGCCTGGAGAATAATCAATCGGTGTGGCAAGTGCCAGAGGCCAGAGATGCATGGGCGAAATAA
- the pyrR gene encoding bifunctional pyr operon transcriptional regulator/uracil phosphoribosyltransferase PyrR, whose product MKKKLKILLNKEQLSRTIDRLCYQLIEHHNHFSDSCIIGIQNKGVLLAKRIQNRIEEIENIDNIPYGKLDITFFRDDFKTSDKIPNPSSTEINFLVENKRVILVDDVLYTGRTIQAALQALNHFGRPKSVELVVLVDRRFNRHLPIQADYVGLRVDALDEAYVRLEFEEEEGQDRVLIYDAGQVAV is encoded by the coding sequence ATGAAGAAAAAGCTTAAAATATTATTGAATAAAGAACAACTATCTCGTACTATTGATCGCCTATGTTATCAATTAATAGAACATCATAACCACTTTTCAGATTCATGTATTATTGGAATTCAAAACAAAGGGGTTTTATTGGCCAAACGAATCCAAAATAGAATAGAAGAAATTGAAAACATCGACAACATTCCATATGGTAAATTGGATATAACTTTTTTTAGAGATGACTTCAAAACTTCTGATAAAATTCCAAATCCTTCCAGCACAGAAATTAATTTCTTAGTTGAAAATAAACGTGTCATTTTAGTAGATGATGTATTGTATACCGGTAGGACGATACAGGCTGCATTGCAAGCATTGAACCATTTTGGAAGGCCAAAGTCAGTGGAATTGGTCGTTTTGGTAGATCGCAGATTTAATCGTCATTTGCCCATTCAGGCTGATTATGTTGGTCTCAGAGTGGATGCTTTAGACGAAGCTTACGTCAGATTGGAATTTGAAGAAGAAGAAGGACAAGATAGGGTATTGATTTATGATGCAGGACAAGTAGCGGTATGA
- a CDS encoding phosphoribosyltransferase, whose protein sequence is MIILNQRQIQQKIKRMAIEIFEAHADESTIVLAGINSKGLVLAHLIAQEIEQLSSLKATICNLSINPAEPLKHPISLSLEHKLLKNKVMILVDDVLNTGRTMFFGFKPIMDVIPKKVEICVLIERMHKSFPIRADYVGMKLATTIKQNIEVYFDQSVALEVQLT, encoded by the coding sequence ATGATAATTCTGAATCAGCGTCAAATCCAACAAAAAATTAAGCGTATGGCCATTGAAATTTTTGAGGCCCATGCTGATGAATCGACTATTGTTTTGGCCGGAATTAATAGCAAAGGCCTTGTTTTGGCTCATTTGATAGCACAAGAAATTGAACAATTAAGTTCACTGAAAGCTACTATTTGTAATCTAAGCATCAATCCAGCAGAACCTTTAAAACATCCCATAAGCTTGAGTCTGGAACATAAATTGTTAAAAAACAAGGTTATGATTTTAGTCGATGATGTTTTAAATACAGGACGTACTATGTTTTTTGGTTTTAAACCTATTATGGATGTCATTCCTAAAAAAGTAGAAATCTGTGTTCTTATAGAACGAATGCATAAGTCATTTCCAATCCGGGCGGATTATGTAGGAATGAAATTAGCCACCACCATTAAGCAAAACATTGAGGTTTATTTTGATCAGTCTGTTGCATTGGAAGTGCAACTCACTTAA